The Halovivax ruber XH-70 genome includes the window AGAGGAGTTGGACGAATATGTCGAACAAATTCGAGAGCTGAAAAGGGTTCGCGAAGAGTTGCGAGACGAACATGAAATTTTTGATGATATGTTACAGGAATTGGAGAACGAAGGTGTCCTTCCGAGCATGAGGGAGCTACTAACGCCTGAAATACACGACCGGATTACGGAAGATGACTGCTCTTAAATTAGTACGAATTATAGTCCGTTAAGATATTTTGTTCTGTTTTGCCGCTTTTGCTCCTTGTCTCGTGCATCATAGTGATGGTCAAGCACTTTCTCAGAGACGTTCATCCGCTCAGAAACGATGGCCTTTGGAACATCAGAGTAGAGATGATGTGTTATTGCGCTCCGACGAATCGGATGACTGCTCACCGAATCAGGATACTTTGAGTAGCCCCGATAGGAGGTTCCCTCACATTTTTCTATGTCTCGGTCATGTGGGCAACTCTTAGCGAAGTAACACGGTCGAGTGACTTTGTAGCAGATTTCAGATGTAGTCTTGTAATGGAAACGTCCTTGCTTCGAGGCCAGGAGCGGCTCCCTCTCGTTATCATCTGTCACGTCTGGGCGCTGCCGATTCACCCATTCATTGAAAGCCTCGACCAGCCGAGAATCGGTGACACTGACGTTCCGGTCACCTTCTGATTTGAGCTTCAGAGCAGTTCCCTGCTCCGGCCTGTGACGGACAGCCAGATACTGCTCGTCAGTGTACCAATCATCCACGTCAAGCGAGTAGAGCGACGAACGACGCATCCCCGTATGATAGAGGGTGTGGAAGGCGATGTTGGCGGTTGATGCCCACTCGTACTGGCAGAGATAGTCAATAATCTGCATTGCCCTGTCGTGTGAGATATGGACGTCACGGGCCTTCTTCGAGTCGGATACCTGTGGTACGATAATGTTCTCTGCGACGCCCTCATCGACTGCTCCGACGCTCTCACACTTTGGGAACTCCTGTGTATGAGACAAGCGAATAAACAGAGTGGGACCCGCTAAACGAAATTATTGGATGGCCGCAATAGGCTATCAGTGAGTTTGAATACGAATTTTCCCCTGAGTGAAGAAGTACGCGAGTCCTCCTAGCCCGCCAAAGAATAATGGATAAATGATGCCTGAAACGATAAGTGCCATCCAGATATCGGGCCGCATTGTTCCCGAGATGCCCCAATCAGTCATCGAGGCCGAGAAGATGACAACGCCAGCTCCGACAGCGATGAGATACCCGAAAAAGACAGATGCTCCATTGATGACTGAAGAAGAGATACGCTGCGTGCTTCTTGCACTCGCAGCTGCGAGAATTCCAGAGACGAATAGTGCGAGTGGTGGAATCACATAGAGGAATTCTAAATATCTGGATGTATCTTCCAATTTGATTAGGTTGTACCCTGAGGCAGTTGCTGTTTCGCCGAACGCTGTAACCTCTTCAGCAATCGGTACCGTGTGGGCGTTGTAATGGAACCAACCGGTGATCGTTGTTTCGCTGGCCTCCACACCGCTATCAGGCAGCGGGCCCATGAGTACCATATGCCGGGTCAGCAGATAGCCCAAGACGAAAGCGAATGCTCCGGCGATGATTCCGTTCCACCAACTAATTCTATTTATGTTGAACTGTCTCATGGTCTGCTAATGAGCGTTCTACTACAAGTAAATATCCGCCGCATCCCCTCACTCTCGAAAACGGGTAACTTCAGACGCGCTTACATACAATCTTCATCCGCCGTATCAGCCGAACTTCTCAACAGAATAGATTGATAGAATCGGTGGTTCAGCATCCGTATGAACGAGACGATTGGCCAGTGAATCTGTCTGCCTATCCTAACCCGGCTTGTTCCTTCCACTCCTCGGTAAACTCCAGCATTCCCATCGCAGCGACGCAATCCTGACAGCAGAACCGGACCGAGTGGGCGTAGTCCGCCAGCGTGTCCG containing:
- a CDS encoding tyrosine-type recombinase/integrase, translated to MSHTQEFPKCESVGAVDEGVAENIIVPQVSDSKKARDVHISHDRAMQIIDYLCQYEWASTANIAFHTLYHTGMRRSSLYSLDVDDWYTDEQYLAVRHRPEQGTALKLKSEGDRNVSVTDSRLVEAFNEWVNRQRPDVTDDNEREPLLASKQGRFHYKTTSEICYKVTRPCYFAKSCPHDRDIEKCEGTSYRGYSKYPDSVSSHPIRRSAITHHLYSDVPKAIVSERMNVSEKVLDHHYDARDKEQKRQNRTKYLNGL